The DNA region CTGTCCCCCAAGGCTTCTGTGACAGTGTTTAGGTGATCGGGGTTCGATCAACGCCACTTCTCCGGATGTTTACCGGGAGATGTTCTACCCATGTTTAGCACACTGTAGCTAGTTACTCTGCCAGCAGGAAAAAGGGCAGTTAGATTAACGATGACATATTGGCAATCTTATATATCACAATTTTCGTCGCGCTCAAAACCGGATCTCAGGTTTCGTGTCTAAGATTCACCAGCGACTCCGACCTACCCTATGCTCAGGGCGAAGACAATTTGGACGTATGCACACTTCAACTTGATTTATTTAGAGTTTGAGTACTATGAAATAACTAATTTTCTCTGAGGCCCTTCCTACTAGGTTTTTCTTTAAGTGAAATGGAAGAGGGAAAATAGCACTGAGCATTGACGGAAGAGAAGCGTTACGTTTCAACCACCTTCCGAAGGGGACCAACACCCATGTCAGATCTGAcactccagctcctcccgTTGAGCCAATGAGAGGGAAATGATGAATGGAGCTGACTTGGCACTAACTTAGAGTAGAAAGACACCACCTTCTATCTTCGGTAATGATCGTCGCTGCGCATCACAACCACtcttcttggcttcatcaGACAAGAAATGCGGTTCAGAACAGACTGGATGAGAGGCGTCAACTGGAAGCAAATTGATTCAATTACGGGAAACTCTCACGTGAGATGGGCTTAGTTTCTCTCCCGCTCGTGTCACAGCCACACTTTCAGTGGCTCACTAAAAGAACAAGGCTGTGACAGGGATGACATTCACATGGAGATCATCTGCACCTCAGCTGTGTGTGCTAATGAAACTAAAAGGGAACACGTCCACTTCCTCCAGCCTGGCCAATCTTTCCCACCTTCACCATTTCCATGATCTTGCTCACAAATGGCGATGCCTTCGACGCATGTTCGCCCGCTGTTCTTCCTCCAACACCAATCTGCTGCCGGCTCTAAAGACAGTGGCCAGCTCAATGCAGAGGCACGTGCTCACGTCGCACGCCAGGCTGccctcaaggaggccaagaagccaaaaACTCTGCAGTTCATAACATGTGGCCCGGGAACAAAGCCTCGCCGAAATCCCTATCGCCTCACTGGCGAGACCGACGACCCTGAGGGGGACAGGGATATTCGGCACTTGAGAGCCAGCCACCGGTGCAAAATCCCGCTCAGTCCAAAAAAGGCCGCGAGCTTCGATCCATTTGACTCTCTTGCTGTTCCAGAACCGGCGAGAGAAGAGCAATTTCTGCTTCACTATGGTGTGTTGTGCCCTGCATCATTCATACGTTTAATATCTCTGACAAATCGCTCAGCCTTCAACAGGACGTTGCCGGCGTTTGGGGAGTCAGAAACTTACAAACGTGATTTTGCTCACTCGTGGATAACAAGAACCATGGAATCTCCCTTGGTTTTCTACGCCCAGATACTTGGATCTTCTACTCATTACTCCATTTCGTCGCCTGGTGCTGATGGACAGAGCCGCATCATAAGAGGGTTGCAACGAAAGATTCAAGCCATTAAAGCTCTGAGAACCAAGATAGAGCAGTACAAGCCAGGTTCTTCTGGAGTTGACCAGGGTCTCCttctcgccatcttcattctCGCGATTCATGGAAACTTTGACCTGACGGATAGACCTGAGCCGCACCCCTTGTCTCCGATGGCTACCTACCGCGACATGAACATCTATGGTAGAATGACATTTGGTGAGGAGCATATCAATGCACTCTATTATCTTGTAGAGCAAAACGGAGGAATCTCATGTGTCGACCCGCATGCTTTTGGATACGTGCTACCTCTGTAAGGCCCCTAGCAACTCTGTTAACCAGCCTATCGGGTTATCCCGCTAACTCCTAGTCACAGGTTTGATATCGTCTACAGTGCCCGGGCGGGGTGTGTGCCCAGATTTTCTTGTCCGCGCCAGCTAGAACCACTGCTCGGTGGCAATTCATGGAAGCCTGATGCACAAGCCAGTAAAATGCTCACAACATATGGTCAGCGTCTACGACTAAATCCCGACGGGGTGATACCCATATATCTGGATCAAAGCCTGGTCAAGGTCTTTCAGGTCATGTCAGAAGTCACTGTTGGCCTCGATCATTACTGCCGTGGTGGAGAGGGGGCACCGGGTTCACTGGATGTGCTGCTTAACAACTGCGACTGGGCAGCCCACACCACCCTATCGTTATCTCCCTACACATCAATGCCCACAGAAGGCGAAGATGGAGAGTCAGGAATCGATGTGTCATGTACGCTTCGCGAGATTTGCCGGCTTTGTGCGCTCCTCCATGTTGACATGGTCCTACTTCCAACGCCACCTCACACAGGCATCAAGCTACGCCACGCAAAGAGTATTTTGCGCTTATTGAAGCTGCTGGATAAACAAGGGCCCATCGAGGATGTCCAAGTCTCAGAGATCTTGACCTGGGCGACAGTCCTGGGTGCAATTGCTACCAGATTCACAGAGCTTGAGGGCCGCTATCGCACCCGCGTTGAGAAGCTCGCGCAGAAAACAGCCTGGGACGTTGTCAAACCTTGTTTCGAACAGCACTTGTGGTTTGCCCCGGTATATGACGGTCCAGCCTGTGGTCTATGGCGCGAGGCAGCGGAAAGGATaagccatggtgatgaggaaCTGACTCTTGGGGAtaaggaagaaaaaggttCTCCGTCAAGTGTTGATTAAGCGCTTGCACTGTGCGAGGCAATGAAGCTATGGAAATTCTTGTAAAATATCGGTCTGCTGATCAGAGAAAACATCTTTGTTCCGTCAAAAGCAGTGCTCAAATGGTCTAGCTACAAatgttgacgatggctcATGTCAGTTCTATAATAACCCCGACCACGTAATCCTTTGACAATAGAGATGATATGATGGTGGGCTCGGCCACGGGTAGAATGAGAGCCGAAGCATGCTAGTGGCCATTGGCTTTGAGACTCGGCACTCGGCAGGGGAAATCGCATGGTGAGTCGAGCGCCACAAAGAAACGACTTGGTGGCTTCGTATCAGCTGAGAGTGCCTCCAGGCGCAGCATAAAGCGCTACGGTAATTCCCGAAGACATCATTATAAGCTTAGCATTGTAACAGCTATACGTGGGCATCTCTCAGGGCAGAAAAACTTGGATGTTGATCAACGCGATATCCTCGGCCATCTTCGTCATGGCATGGAATTACAGATGCTGTCAAAAATGCCAAGACGGGATCTGGACGATCCTCCACACGAAACGACTCGAGTTCGAGACCAATCTGATGGTAGCGCCGCCTGAACCCCGTGTTCCCTCACCATGGCTGCCCACCGGCGTTCTAGACCTCGTCATTAGAATTGCGAGGCCCGTCATTGGGCGGATGTGGCTTTGAGGCTGAGACTTGCCCCTGCCTTGTCCCTTTTTATAGCTCACGTCTTTGTCTGGGTTACGTAGGCTTGCCCTCAGTGACCCGGACTTTGATTGGTTGGCGCTTTGGCTGTTGTTGGGAGAGATTGGATAATTAAGGTGtcccgaggtcaaggccgttAGACTTGGAGAAAGGCTCTGACATTCAATTCATTTCTCGTTAGCCATCTTGTTGGTTTAAATTTCTATCCAGTCTTTTCTATCGCTTCACTTAAACCCTTCCCCATCATGAAGTCTCTCATCAGTACAGCCGTTGTTTCTGCGTTGTCACTCTGTAAGTCGAGACCATCCCTCCGTTGGGCCGTGAACATCTACTCACAGATCACCTTTGTTCTTGTACAGTTACCCAAAGAGCATCAGCAACACTCGCAACCTACTGCACCGGTGACTCCAACGACGTGTGCTACAGCTGGGGCGTCCCAGAATCGACAGCCTCTTCAGGCTCTGGCAACATCTTCTTCCGCCTCGAAGCTCCCGCCGATTACCAATGGGTCGCCCTCGGAACTGGGACTGGCATGAGTGGCTCCACAATGTTTGTCATGTACCAAGATGGCTCTGGGAACATCACCCTAAGCACAAGAAAGGGACACGGCCACGAGATGCCTGAGTACAGCACTTTCCAAGGTGTCAAGTTACTTGAGGGAACCGGAGTGTCCAACAAGACAATGATTGCCAATGTACAATGCAATGGCTTTACACACATGGACTTCTCCGGGTCTAACGACTGGATTGGGGCCTGGAAGAAAGGCCAAGCTTTGGACTCTGCTAGTGTTCGCGCCACCATCGAGGAGCACGACGGCACGGATAGATTTTCAGTGGATTTCGCCAAAGCTACTATCACCTCTGATGGGAACCCCTTCACAAAGACATCGAGCAAGACGCCTAGTTCTACCTCTGGCAACGATGCTGTCtctggcggcggcggtggcgaAGACCACAGTGGGACCATTCATGGCATTATCATGTCAATAGTCTTTCTGATTGGATTCCCCATTGGATCTCTGCTGATGCCTCTGATTGGAAAATGGCTTGTCCACGCTGGGTGGCAGATCATGGTCTTTGTAGGCATGTGGGTTGGGTTTGGGATTGGCAAGATTGCAGCCGATAAAAACGGGCAGGTAAGAATATTCCATGCCTCACTCTGGTGTTTCAAGAGCTGACTGTTGCTAGTGGTTGAATGAACCTCATGTCCAACTTGGTCTGGCCGTCTGTATCTTGATGATCCTGCAGCCTGTGCTAGGTTGGTTGCACCACCGCAACTACGTCAAGTATCAGAGGCGAACACCTGTTAGTCATGGGCATCTTTGGTACGGGAGGGCCTTGATGACTGTTGGCATCATTAACGGCGGTATTGGATTGCAACTGGCTTCAGCCTCTACAGGCCTGATAGCAGCATATTCTGTGGTAGGCATCATCATGTTCTCATTGTATGTCGTGGGCGCTGTTCGTAAAGAGATAGCGCTGCGCAAAAAGAGCAAGGGGATGGAGCAACTGGGGACCAGCTCCAACAGTGCCCTGGAGCTGGTGCCATAAAATTTCACTTTGGGTTAAGCATGTTGAAAATCGAAATCATTCCTACCAATGACTCTCTTCGAGCCCAATGTACAAGCCGTGGTTCACCTCCCTAACGAATCTTGCGCTGGTTCTCCAGAGGGTATTGCGCCACCATGGAAACAGGGACAGTGACTCTCCCACGAGGTGCAATCTTCATGCCATGCTCAtctctcatcatcgcccaTGTAATCCCCCTTCCCCCCTCAGCGTTGATCTCATAAACCTCCTTGATGCGGTATGCGTAGTCGTAGCCTTCGTAGCCCGGATGGTTCTCGTTGTACTCCTTGTTCCCCAGACCATCTTCGGGAAGCGGCTCATTACCTGGGTTTCTGGTCACGGACTCATCGACGGGGCAGATGTGGGTGATAGCAGAATGCGGTGCAGTGCGGTAGAACCAGATTCTCTTGATGCTTGCCATGTTGTACTTTCGAAACTCGTACGTCTTGCTGCCATCGATGATCTGCTGCATGTAGGGATCATTCATGGCGAGGATCATGTCGGAGTGGGAAGGTTTGGGAGGAggtgatgaaggaggcgACTTGCTGTTTCTGCCTTTTCCAGTCATGGTGATTTTCGAAGAGGCTTAAGAGATTTCAAGGAGCCGTGATGTGATGGTTGGATGCTGTGAGCGggctgttgaagaaggaagagaaagtGAGAGCAGTGAAATGGCAGTGTTAGGTAGAAAAGAAGGCTTGGATCAGATGGGCAATGTTTTGAAATCTTGGGCCAGCCAATCCGTTGCAACAGTGATTCACCGTCGCTTCACAAACTTTCGGCGGCACATGATTGCAAAGTTTGATGTTACCAAGGGACCAGGCAACAACACTTTACTATTGTACATCAAGTCACAACTTCCCTGCCTTGCCATTGTACCATAGGTCAGGAAAAGTATCCTTAATATTACGTACAAATGTTGCCATCGGCCCAGCTCCACTCTGGTGAGACCTTCTCGCAGGTCTTTGGCATTGTCGATATGCAAGCACATGATGGTCTATGCCCAAGGTGTGAGCCTCAGTACTTCTCTAATTTAAGTTCCGTGTTGTAGAACCTTTGCATTTCATTTCTTCTCGTAACTAATTGAAGTGATAAAGTTATTTTGTAGATGTTGTGGGATGGATCTGTGCTAGGGTGAACCTTTACCAACATTGAGTCGGTGGTTCTATACGTCTTTGTCTTTTATCTCCCCTGATGATGAGCTATGCCGAAACATGGctctccttttctttctGGCAAGTATTGTTTCATGTTCCACCAGGCCATTGTCAAGGTCGAGTTTGTTAAGTCATTGAGACGGGGTATTTCATTCTCAGCTCATGTCCTAAAGGAAACATCCTATACTTCTACTCTAATTCAGTAAGAATACCCGAATAGATTTATTCGCCTATCTTAGATTAAGTACAGTCTTAGCGCCTATACTTTTCTCTCAAGTCCTATTGTCCAGGGCTCAACACCCTCCTTCACCCTCAAAATCTCATCTTCACTCAACTAAAGAAGTTCAAGGCCCTCAGAAATTAAGCTTTGGGAAAATGAGGTTCTTGGACGTCCACTTATCCTGGGTGACATGCTTGAAgggctcctcctcagtcttcTCCGGCTTGTTCCTGGCCTCCTGTGCCTGTTCCTTGTAAACAGCTGCGAccttcttccatctttccTGGATCAGGTCAcgaacagcagcagcccgATCCCTGTCTAGTCCACGGAGAGCCTCAGTGACACCCTTAATTGCTTCTGGGTCATCCTCCATGAGATGGCGCCCTTCAGAGTTGACCCAGATCAGAAAGTCTGGGTTCATGCACTCTCGAGGCAGTGTGCCGCATTCGGCGTCATAGGGGTCGACATAAACCCAATCTACggtgttgtcgtcggcgcACTCgccttcatcaccatccttAGTGGTTGGTGGGCTTTTGGTGCCATTGACCTCCGGCGTGACGGTTTCTGGGTGCTCCAATAGCCAAGTAAGCCAGGGAATCCAGGCAGCCGCGCGCTCGTTGGTCTCAATTCTGGTCTGCTTTGCCATTTTGCGTTTCTTAGAAAGGGCTATGATTGTGGAGATGGTCAGCTGTTATAAGCGGCGAGTGCCCAATGATCAAGTTTGCTACGAGAACAGGAGTCGATTTATAGATTTTCTTGTCATCATGAGACATGGGCCTGAAAAAGCCGATGTATATCCCGTTCAGGACCTTTGTCTATCTATCCGGGCCATCTCCTTTCTGGGCCGCTCTATTGTTCGATGTGTTCGCGCCTCGGGCGACTGAACAAAACGGAACCACAGAAcacttggccttgatcaACGAACAATACAAACACTGATACAAACACACCAGCTTTCATTTGGCTTTTTCCTCTCATCACATATGCTAGCACCACTTTTGTAATTCAAGTAGCTCCAATAGGACAGAATATCACTCTAGTCTCTAATTAAGATCCTTGGTCACCATTCGAAGCCATTCACTCCCTGGACCATTCGTAGCAATCGCATCTTCACAGAAACTCCGAACCTCCCGATACATGACTTGGcgctctccatctccttttTTCGTCAGTGCCTTAGGTTTCTTGTTACCTTTTCTTAGCTTGCCAAACGCTGAGGCGACATCCCATAATCGATACTTGAGAGATATGCGCTTGAGCTTGTAGTGATCTTCCCAAATAAACTTTCCCTCGACATTGCCAAAATCCCGAGATAAAAAGCCTTTCAGGATCTCAGTAACAACTATGAGCCCTGAATCGGGACCCCGTGTAGATGCATGAGGCTGGTTTGGCTGAGGGCAGCAGAGGATGGACACGAGGGCTTTGCCGCGGCTGAGTGCCTGTCCAATTTCTTCCTATTGACAAGAGTTAGTGGGTTTATCAGGCTTGAATTATAGCTTAATAGAGGGCTCGTACTATTTCCGCTTCAGCCGGGGCAAACTCAAAATTCCTCAATTTGGGTAGATTGTTGATCAGGGTTGTCACCGTCGCTGCTGATAGCCGTGGAATGGCATTTGTACCAACATCTTCGGTGCAGTTTATGCTCAAGCTTTCCAAGTTACCGTGGGAAATAATGGCTCGCCACAAAGCGTCAACTAGAAGAGTACCATCATCAATGGTCACCGGGTATGGGTTTTGTTCCTTGAGCTCCAGAGAGGTCAAAGAGTCAAACGACGCAATGAACCGGATCTTTACTTTAAATTCCATATCAGCACCGAAGTCTCCAAGATGGTGTAATGCACGTTCACTTGACATGACCAAGGACAGTTTGCGTAGATTTTTTGCCGTGCCTGGCTTAGCAGCCAACCTTCTGAGGAACGGAAAGAGGCGAAGGGCGCCAGTTGCTACTATTCCAATCGTCAGGTCGTCCAATTTCATAAAGTCGATGATGTTTGCCATTGAATCAATCAGACTCTGGTTAAAACGAAGGCCaatgagagagagagactTTAGGGCGCTGAGATAGACACTCTCCTGGTCAATCCAGTCAGCTTTGGAGACCATTTCCTCCCACCCAAGCAGAAAATTGCCCAGCTGCAACGAACTCGTCTCTAAGAAAAGGCTGCGAATTGTCGATGCCGAGTTGAAGAGTATTGACAAAACCACGTCGTCATGCGCAAGAGCTTCGCCCAAAGTATGGTCGACAACCTTCAGATGTTGCAGATTTGCGATATCTCTCAGAGGATACATGCTAAGGAGCGATTGGTGGCATAAGAACATGCTCAAGGCTTTCAGGTTTTGCATTGACGCAATGTGATCTCCCATTGATCTATCAATGTTGTCAGTTTCTGCCACGGATGCGAAGGAGAGGTTGCACTGACGGTGTGAGAGAGCCTACATCGACGATTTCGGCATTCTGCATATTTTTAAAGGCTTCATCAAGGTACCTACTGGCAATATGTATATGCGACCGTCTTTGGGGGAGAATTCCAAAAGTCAACTGGCGAACACGAGATGCACAATCTGGTATTTCATCCTCATCTACGCCACGCGGGAACCGGTTCTGTTGGCCCTTGTGTTGGCAATCTCTCAACAGTTGCCTTTTCTGAGAAATGCTGAGATGTGACTCAATGGCATGTATCAACCTCTCTACATGGCCACGAGAGTCAACTGAGAGGTGCAGGTATTTCTGAATGCGTGGTTTTGTGACTTGA from Fusarium keratoplasticum isolate Fu6.1 chromosome 12, whole genome shotgun sequence includes:
- a CDS encoding DOMON domain-containing protein, with translation MKSLISTAVVSALSLFTQRASATLATYCTGDSNDVCYSWGVPESTASSGSGNIFFRLEAPADYQWVALGTGTGMSGSTMFVMYQDGSGNITLSTRKGHGHEMPEYSTFQGVKLLEGTGVSNKTMIANVQCNGFTHMDFSGSNDWIGAWKKGQALDSASVRATIEEHDGTDRFSVDFAKATITSDGNPFTKTSSKTPSSTSGNDAVSGGGGGEDHSGTIHGIIMSIVFLIGFPIGSLLMPLIGKWLVHAGWQIMVFVGMWVGFGIGKIAADKNGQWLNEPHVQLGLAVCILMILQPVLGWLHHRNYVKYQRRTPVSHGHLWYGRALMTVGIINGGIGLQLASASTGLIAAYSVVGIIMFSLYVVGAVRKEIALRKKSKGMEQLGTSSNSALELVP